The proteins below are encoded in one region of Metabacillus dongyingensis:
- a CDS encoding AI-2E family transporter has translation MANLRKLMEVRNTSKGGAYHLPKDRIFKIGYGIIIFLTIILLSTKVDFIFRPLEIIFTTLFFPFLVSGIIFYLLRPIVRFLGRKGVPNTISIIIIYLLVIGLGTLVIFLIGPVIQKQFQELINNFPQIVQTLQDKLLALRENKWFARFEQNDILTFEKMTASVTDYFQSNVSNIGSSVSNFIGILTSIATIFVTVPFIVFYLLKDGEYAPKQVLRFLPYTKANEAKLILKDMDHALSSYIQGQALVSLVVGVMMYIGYLIIGLDYSILLAMFAMLTNVIPFLGPFIAVIPAVIVGFLDSPFMVVQVLIVVIVVQQIDGNISSPLIMGKRLDIHPLTIILLLIVAGSMGGLLGMLLAVPTYAILKVICSHSYRLYLLRKERLDPIRNTNADIEIE, from the coding sequence ATGGCAAATCTCCGCAAACTCATGGAAGTGAGAAATACATCAAAAGGTGGTGCATATCATTTGCCGAAGGACCGCATTTTTAAAATTGGTTATGGAATCATTATCTTTTTAACGATTATTCTGCTGTCGACTAAAGTAGATTTCATTTTCAGACCGCTTGAAATCATATTCACGACCTTATTTTTCCCGTTTTTGGTTTCAGGAATCATCTTTTATTTACTTCGCCCGATCGTGCGATTTTTAGGAAGAAAAGGCGTTCCGAATACCATCTCGATCATCATTATTTATCTGCTCGTTATTGGCCTTGGAACATTAGTAATCTTCTTGATCGGACCGGTTATTCAGAAACAATTTCAAGAACTGATCAATAACTTTCCTCAGATTGTGCAAACCCTGCAGGATAAACTTCTTGCTCTAAGAGAAAATAAATGGTTTGCCCGGTTTGAACAGAATGATATTTTGACTTTCGAAAAGATGACAGCTTCTGTTACAGACTATTTCCAGTCGAATGTAAGCAATATCGGCAGCAGCGTTTCTAATTTCATTGGCATTCTGACAAGCATTGCAACAATTTTTGTTACGGTGCCGTTTATTGTTTTTTATTTGCTGAAAGATGGTGAATATGCTCCAAAACAAGTTTTGCGCTTTTTGCCTTATACAAAAGCAAACGAAGCGAAGCTCATTTTAAAGGATATGGATCATGCCCTAAGCTCGTACATTCAGGGACAGGCTCTTGTCAGTCTTGTCGTTGGTGTAATGATGTACATAGGTTACTTAATTATTGGACTTGATTATTCCATTCTGCTTGCGATGTTTGCGATGCTGACAAACGTCATTCCTTTCCTTGGACCGTTTATAGCAGTAATTCCTGCTGTAATAGTAGGCTTCCTGGATTCACCGTTTATGGTTGTACAAGTACTTATAGTCGTTATTGTTGTTCAGCAAATCGACGGCAATATTTCTTCACCGCTGATTATGGGCAAAAGACTTGATATTCACCCTTTAACTATCATCCTGCTCCTGATTGTTGCGGGAAGCATGGGAGGATTGCTTGGAATGCTGCTTGCCGTTCCGACCTACGCCATATTGAAGGTCATATGCAGCCATTCTTACAGACTTTACCTTCTCAGGAAAGAGCGGCTCGATCCAATCCGGAACACGAATGCGGACATTGAAATTGAGTAA
- a CDS encoding copper resistance CopC family protein, whose translation MKKILSLLGMLVLVILPNTVFAHTHMTSSTPEEGSTITEPIKEIELTFDTAIESLSTITLTKDGAEVPLEVKAEGETLKGISSSELENGSYTADWKIIGEDGHEMEGTLAFTVQQEVKEEEPQSSKEDESAVNEAEDNQKADNEKAAQTDEQTESSESEQAENSPVMTIILVAIGVIAVIGIVFLMKKKG comes from the coding sequence ATGAAAAAGATACTCTCTCTATTAGGAATGCTCGTTTTAGTTATTTTACCGAATACAGTTTTTGCGCATACACATATGACTTCTTCAACTCCTGAAGAAGGATCAACAATAACGGAACCAATCAAAGAAATTGAGTTAACCTTTGATACAGCGATTGAGTCACTGAGTACGATTACATTAACTAAAGATGGTGCTGAGGTTCCACTGGAAGTGAAGGCTGAAGGAGAAACACTTAAAGGAATTTCATCGAGTGAACTCGAAAATGGATCATACACAGCAGACTGGAAAATTATCGGAGAAGATGGACATGAGATGGAAGGCACTCTCGCCTTTACGGTTCAGCAAGAAGTCAAGGAAGAAGAGCCTCAATCATCAAAGGAAGACGAATCAGCTGTAAATGAGGCTGAGGATAATCAGAAAGCTGATAATGAAAAGGCAGCACAAACAGATGAACAAACAGAAAGTTCGGAATCAGAGCAGGCTGAGAACAGCCCAGTCATGACGATTATCCTTGTTGCTATTGGTGTGATTGCCGTTATCGGTATTGTTTTCTTAATGAAAAAGAAAGGCTGA
- a CDS encoding potassium/proton antiporter, translating to MSFSVDNIILILAVLLTIGVLTAKFSSRLGLPSLVFFIVVGMVLSNYIYFDNAKLAQLFGIIALVIIIFDGGLQTKWVDVRRILVPSSMLATIGVFITTIIIGLFAKFILDLTWLEGLLFGAIVGSTDAAAVFAVLGNKNIRKKLTSTLEAESGTNDPMAVFLTVTIIHLIGQPDTSIIELVLRFFWEMGFGLAAGLLFGKLAVWTINKINLDSSGLYPVLSLAFAILTYSLTTFAHASGLLAVYVMAVIVGNSDLTFRHSIIRFNEGFAWMMQILMFILLGLLVFPNQLLGIVWEGLLLSVILMIVARPIGVFISMFVSKFSIKEKLFISWAGLRGAVPIVLATYPMLAGLENSQLIFNVVFFVVLTSALLQGATITPLANKLNLSESKKNSLNHTLELISIGKTNNEMIELEVGEGASVSGKELKDIELPNDALITAVIRDEKLHTPRGDTNIFSGDTLYILVSKKNREKIKTIFQGEIVESAGNFD from the coding sequence TTGTCGTTTTCTGTTGATAATATCATATTAATTTTAGCTGTTCTTTTAACAATCGGTGTTTTGACTGCAAAGTTTTCCTCTCGGCTTGGTTTGCCTTCACTCGTTTTTTTTATTGTTGTCGGTATGGTGCTCAGCAATTATATTTATTTTGATAATGCAAAGCTTGCCCAGTTATTTGGAATTATTGCCCTGGTGATTATTATTTTTGACGGGGGATTGCAGACAAAATGGGTGGATGTCAGAAGAATTCTTGTGCCATCATCCATGCTTGCTACAATCGGCGTTTTTATTACGACGATCATAATCGGCTTATTTGCAAAATTTATTCTCGATTTAACCTGGCTTGAGGGGTTATTGTTTGGGGCAATCGTCGGATCAACTGATGCAGCAGCAGTGTTTGCTGTTCTCGGCAACAAAAACATCAGAAAGAAGTTGACGTCTACTCTGGAGGCTGAATCTGGTACGAATGATCCAATGGCCGTATTTCTGACAGTAACGATCATTCATCTGATTGGGCAGCCAGATACGAGTATTATTGAACTTGTCTTAAGGTTCTTCTGGGAGATGGGTTTTGGTCTTGCAGCAGGTTTGCTCTTCGGAAAGCTTGCAGTGTGGACCATTAACAAAATAAATTTGGATTCATCTGGACTTTATCCCGTTTTATCGCTTGCATTTGCCATTTTAACATACAGCTTAACCACGTTCGCACATGCAAGCGGACTCCTTGCTGTTTATGTCATGGCTGTCATAGTCGGAAATTCAGATTTAACCTTCCGGCATTCCATCATTCGTTTTAATGAAGGCTTTGCTTGGATGATGCAAATTTTAATGTTTATATTACTTGGCTTGCTGGTGTTCCCGAATCAGCTTTTGGGCATCGTTTGGGAAGGTTTGCTGCTGTCAGTGATCTTAATGATAGTGGCGCGTCCAATAGGAGTCTTTATCAGCATGTTTGTTTCAAAGTTTTCTATAAAGGAAAAACTGTTTATTTCCTGGGCGGGATTAAGAGGAGCTGTTCCGATCGTTTTGGCTACTTATCCGATGCTTGCTGGACTTGAGAACAGTCAGCTGATCTTTAATGTCGTTTTCTTCGTTGTCCTGACTTCGGCATTGCTTCAGGGTGCGACGATAACACCTCTTGCCAATAAGCTGAACCTGTCAGAAAGCAAGAAAAATTCATTGAATCATACCCTTGAATTAATCTCGATCGGCAAAACTAATAATGAAATGATTGAGCTTGAGGTTGGGGAAGGCGCCAGTGTTTCAGGAAAAGAATTAAAAGACATTGAGCTGCCGAATGATGCTTTAATAACGGCTGTTATAAGAGATGAAAAACTTCACACTCCGAGAGGAGATACAAATATTTTTTCAGGTGATACCTTATATATTCTCGTCTCCAAGAAAAACCGGGAAAAGATTAAAACGATTTTTCAGGGAGAAATCGTGGAGAGTGCCGGTAATTTTGATTAA
- a CDS encoding DUF6612 family protein, with protein sequence MKKSGWIISLLIALLLAGCGQSTATTEKEDKAAETAETEAETKETSETDKNATSQEVLAAASEKSAELKNFAMDGTLKMIMTTEEGTMETNADMQTKTNVEPLFMQQTMQMEAEGQTNTIEMYMDKEFIYIKDVQSGGWVKMKQAGPGMGEMMNQQKTMTPAEQIKQLEQMADDIQMEETEGEYILNVKGNGEKLMSLTGNMMGSDPAMQAALEQMDIEQIDYTYTLDKETYFPKSLKMDIKMFITENEQKIEMQQTITSEFSEMNELKNFSIPEEVLNEAVEVDPAA encoded by the coding sequence TTGAAAAAATCAGGATGGATTATCAGTTTATTGATTGCATTGCTTTTAGCCGGATGCGGTCAAAGCACCGCTACTACAGAAAAAGAAGATAAAGCGGCAGAGACTGCTGAAACCGAAGCTGAAACCAAAGAAACAAGTGAAACTGACAAAAATGCAACATCTCAAGAAGTATTGGCTGCTGCCAGTGAAAAATCTGCTGAGCTTAAAAACTTCGCTATGGACGGCACACTGAAAATGATTATGACAACTGAAGAAGGAACGATGGAAACAAATGCAGACATGCAGACAAAAACAAATGTAGAGCCACTTTTCATGCAGCAAACGATGCAAATGGAAGCTGAAGGACAAACAAATACAATTGAAATGTATATGGATAAGGAATTCATTTACATAAAAGATGTACAGTCAGGCGGATGGGTTAAAATGAAACAGGCCGGACCAGGCATGGGTGAAATGATGAATCAGCAGAAAACGATGACTCCTGCTGAGCAAATCAAACAGCTGGAACAAATGGCAGATGATATCCAGATGGAAGAAACCGAAGGTGAATATATACTTAATGTTAAAGGCAATGGTGAAAAACTGATGAGTCTTACAGGGAATATGATGGGCTCTGATCCTGCAATGCAGGCAGCATTGGAGCAAATGGACATAGAACAAATTGATTATACGTACACACTGGACAAAGAAACTTATTTCCCCAAATCACTAAAAATGGACATTAAAATGTTTATCACTGAAAATGAACAGAAGATCGAGATGCAGCAAACGATCACATCTGAATTCTCTGAAATGAATGAGCTTAAGAACTTCTCTATTCCTGAAGAAGTGTTAAATGAAGCAGTTGAGGTTGATCCTGCTGCCTAG
- a CDS encoding DnaJ family domain-containing protein, with product MKKNNEDLSNRDLMSSIYKDFEKKGGAEKLPGMGKPLPKSALEGDIFTKIVKNANYLPAWIRMQKEIKQRIEKLMKLTDDEKRITEAEQINKEIMKYNRSCPPALQKNLLSLNELEKHYKLWE from the coding sequence TTGAAGAAAAACAATGAGGATTTATCAAACAGAGATTTAATGAGTTCTATTTATAAGGATTTTGAAAAAAAAGGCGGTGCTGAAAAACTGCCGGGCATGGGTAAGCCACTTCCAAAAAGCGCTCTTGAGGGGGATATCTTCACGAAAATTGTCAAAAATGCAAACTACCTCCCTGCATGGATTAGAATGCAGAAAGAAATTAAGCAGCGCATAGAAAAATTGATGAAACTCACTGATGATGAAAAACGTATAACAGAAGCTGAACAAATTAATAAAGAAATTATGAAATATAACCGCTCTTGTCCTCCAGCCCTGCAAAAAAACTTACTATCCCTTAATGAGCTTGAAAAGCATTACAAACTATGGGAATGA
- a CDS encoding copper resistance D family protein: MAYLIPIGEGITYVLFSFLIGHVVLQFVKKDKKPEIRIPKPFLLLTVLLAVVFSFLPVLKIILSFYHMAGLSQTIKSVLADFQAGQSWLMTAAAAACLWIAIYLDGSKYFQGVLLLFMIAALGYASHAATLSFWPGIASHSIHFLSVTLWTGVLLHTAWFSKKTANWQAFLSWFTPFALVCMTVLTASGLIVMTFVVDLNDYVHAWSLSYGQVILLKHISIVPLLVFAFLNGFVGKRAGHIQTLVWVRAESLVVMIVFFLTGVLGTQAPPHDVSTTLRSDGASPLFEFIKDLKIQAPIEIGFAFSLNGMLLFIFAALFLGMIVISFIKKRNAYAACAFAVLFIVSAYLAFMANVAVS, encoded by the coding sequence ATGGCTTATCTCATACCGATTGGAGAAGGGATCACGTATGTTCTCTTCTCTTTCTTAATTGGGCATGTTGTCCTGCAGTTTGTCAAAAAAGACAAGAAACCTGAAATTCGAATTCCAAAACCATTTTTGCTTCTAACAGTTTTGCTGGCCGTTGTTTTTTCTTTTCTGCCGGTATTAAAAATTATCCTGAGTTTTTATCATATGGCTGGTCTCAGTCAAACGATAAAATCGGTATTGGCTGATTTTCAGGCGGGTCAATCGTGGTTAATGACTGCAGCCGCAGCAGCATGTCTATGGATTGCCATATACTTGGACGGTTCTAAATATTTTCAGGGAGTACTTTTACTTTTCATGATCGCTGCATTGGGATATGCAAGCCATGCTGCAACATTATCCTTCTGGCCGGGGATCGCATCTCACAGCATTCATTTTCTTTCCGTCACATTGTGGACGGGCGTATTGCTTCATACAGCTTGGTTTTCAAAAAAAACAGCGAATTGGCAGGCTTTCCTCAGCTGGTTTACGCCGTTTGCGCTCGTATGTATGACAGTTTTGACTGCAAGCGGGTTAATCGTCATGACATTTGTCGTTGATCTGAATGATTATGTCCATGCATGGAGCCTATCTTATGGACAAGTGATTCTATTAAAACATATCAGTATAGTCCCGCTGCTGGTCTTTGCTTTTCTGAATGGCTTTGTAGGCAAAAGGGCCGGTCATATCCAGACTCTTGTCTGGGTAAGAGCCGAGAGCCTTGTCGTCATGATCGTTTTCTTTTTAACAGGAGTATTAGGGACACAGGCTCCTCCGCATGATGTCAGCACAACCCTTCGTTCAGACGGTGCTTCGCCTTTATTTGAATTCATTAAAGACTTAAAGATCCAGGCGCCGATTGAAATCGGATTTGCTTTCTCACTGAATGGAATGCTGCTTTTTATTTTTGCAGCTCTTTTTCTTGGCATGATCGTGATCAGTTTTATTAAAAAAAGAAATGCATATGCAGCTTGTGCATTTGCGGTATTATTTATTGTTTCTGCTTATCTTGCTTTTATGGCGAATGTTGCTGTGAGTTAA
- the chrA gene encoding chromate efflux transporter, with the protein MFRTWLEILLVSTKLGLTSFGGPVAHLGYFRDEYVKKRKWLDERGYADLVALCQFLPGPASSQVGISIGIVRGGLAGGFLSWFGFTIPSVIALILFAYFVKGFQAEDAGWIDGLKVVAVAVVAQAILGMGKNLTPDRPRITMAIIAAVCALFFPTAIGQIAIILIAGAAGYLIYKNKEVSKAEKLNLSISRKTGIIAWVLFLGLLILLPVIRQVFPSIWTAMFDTFYRVGSIVFGGGHVVLPMIEREVVPQGWVSEEIFLAGYGAAQAVPGPLFTFASYLGASINGVSGAIAATAAMFLPSFLLVVAMLPFWNTLREKSSVQAALMGVNAAVVGILLAALYNPVWTSAIKTSSDFALALIAFALLVYWKLPPWLVVLAGAAGGVLIQKLG; encoded by the coding sequence ATGTTTAGAACGTGGCTTGAAATCCTTCTTGTGTCTACTAAGCTTGGGCTGACGTCATTTGGCGGTCCTGTTGCACATTTAGGTTATTTCAGAGATGAATATGTAAAGAAGAGGAAGTGGCTTGACGAACGGGGCTATGCTGATTTAGTGGCCTTGTGCCAGTTCCTTCCGGGTCCGGCGAGCAGTCAGGTCGGAATCTCAATTGGCATAGTCCGGGGCGGCTTGGCAGGAGGATTTTTATCATGGTTTGGATTTACAATTCCTTCTGTCATTGCCCTCATCTTATTTGCTTATTTTGTAAAAGGCTTTCAGGCGGAAGACGCAGGATGGATCGATGGTCTGAAGGTTGTGGCTGTGGCAGTTGTTGCGCAGGCCATTTTGGGCATGGGGAAAAATCTGACTCCGGACAGGCCGAGAATTACAATGGCCATTATTGCTGCTGTTTGTGCCCTTTTCTTTCCAACCGCCATTGGGCAAATCGCTATTATATTAATTGCAGGTGCTGCTGGATATTTGATATACAAAAATAAAGAGGTTTCAAAGGCAGAAAAGTTGAATCTATCCATAAGCAGAAAAACAGGTATCATAGCCTGGGTTTTATTTTTGGGGCTGCTGATTCTTCTTCCGGTGATCAGGCAAGTGTTTCCCTCTATATGGACGGCTATGTTTGATACCTTTTACCGTGTTGGTTCAATCGTATTTGGCGGGGGACATGTCGTGCTCCCGATGATTGAACGGGAAGTCGTGCCGCAAGGATGGGTAAGTGAAGAGATCTTCCTTGCCGGTTATGGAGCTGCACAGGCAGTACCGGGACCGCTGTTTACTTTTGCAAGTTATCTGGGTGCATCGATCAATGGTGTATCAGGTGCAATTGCTGCAACAGCAGCAATGTTTTTGCCGTCGTTTCTGCTCGTCGTTGCTATGCTCCCTTTTTGGAATACGCTAAGAGAAAAAAGCAGCGTACAAGCCGCATTAATGGGAGTGAATGCGGCTGTTGTCGGTATTCTGCTTGCAGCTCTTTACAATCCGGTATGGACAAGTGCAATCAAAACGTCCAGCGATTTTGCCCTCGCTTTAATAGCATTTGCACTTCTTGTCTACTGGAAGCTCCCGCCTTGGCTAGTGGTTCTTGCAGGGGCTGCCGGGGGAGTTCTCATTCAAAAACTTGGATAA
- a CDS encoding cation diffusion facilitator family transporter — MTFFQLLKKGNKSSGIAALGNTALTIIKGIAAFISGNGTMFATTLHSAADAINQGFVFIGSALAEKAPTKRFPTGFGRVVNLFVLIAVIVISIMAYETLHKGWELIQHPKATTNILLNAGILVIAVIIDGLILIKAMKEIAHETRTEAKGFGVAANAFKHVSLASPPTRLVFYEDIIATFGALLALVSIVVSYFTGFYVLDGVGTMMIGVLLIGIAIKIGYENTIGLIGVAAPKDVEDRIAEMILSDPDVEDIKNLRILQEGRKYHVESYMELKPGLSLAVADDIKIRVKDHLYTDPDIADVTLGIFESDGVKTWGMNETE; from the coding sequence ATGACGTTTTTTCAGCTTCTTAAAAAGGGAAATAAATCTTCAGGCATTGCAGCTCTCGGGAATACGGCATTAACGATTATTAAAGGAATCGCTGCTTTTATAAGCGGGAATGGAACCATGTTTGCCACCACTTTGCATTCAGCAGCGGATGCCATTAATCAGGGGTTTGTTTTTATCGGAAGTGCTCTTGCTGAAAAAGCTCCGACAAAACGATTTCCAACCGGCTTCGGCCGTGTAGTGAATCTCTTCGTTTTGATTGCGGTTATCGTAATTTCCATTATGGCATACGAAACGCTCCATAAAGGCTGGGAACTGATTCAGCACCCTAAAGCAACCACAAATATCCTGTTAAATGCGGGAATCCTTGTTATCGCTGTTATAATTGACGGTCTCATTCTTATTAAAGCAATGAAAGAAATTGCACATGAGACAAGAACAGAAGCAAAAGGATTTGGCGTTGCAGCAAATGCATTTAAACATGTAAGTCTTGCTTCGCCTCCAACAAGACTTGTTTTCTACGAAGACATTATTGCTACATTTGGTGCATTATTGGCCCTTGTATCAATCGTAGTGTCTTATTTCACCGGTTTTTACGTTTTAGATGGTGTAGGTACGATGATGATTGGAGTATTGCTGATAGGCATTGCCATTAAAATCGGTTATGAAAATACAATTGGATTAATCGGAGTTGCTGCCCCTAAAGATGTAGAGGACCGAATTGCAGAAATGATTCTATCTGATCCTGACGTTGAAGACATTAAAAATCTCCGTATTCTTCAGGAGGGGCGCAAATACCATGTTGAAAGCTATATGGAACTAAAACCCGGGTTATCTCTAGCTGTTGCAGATGATATTAAAATCAGGGTGAAGGATCACTTATATACCGATCCTGATATTGCAGATGTCACTCTTGGCATTTTCGAATCAGACGGAGTGAAAACATGGGGAATGAATGAAACTGAATAA
- a CDS encoding PadR family transcriptional regulator, which produces MREFILGAIKIHILYHAKIEPIYGSFMIEELRSHGYEIGPGTLYPYLHNLEKAGFLTREDKKEKGRIRKYYSITKEGEKALEKSKEMLRELAREVLKEEW; this is translated from the coding sequence TTGCGTGAATTCATTCTTGGAGCCATTAAAATTCACATTCTGTATCATGCGAAAATCGAGCCGATTTACGGCTCATTCATGATTGAGGAATTGCGCAGCCACGGCTATGAAATTGGACCGGGCACACTATACCCGTATCTGCACAACCTTGAGAAAGCAGGATTCCTTACTAGGGAAGATAAAAAAGAAAAGGGGCGGATCCGCAAGTATTACAGCATAACAAAAGAAGGGGAGAAGGCATTGGAAAAATCAAAAGAGATGCTGAGAGAGCTTGCCAGAGAAGTCTTAAAGGAGGAATGGTGA
- a CDS encoding DedA family protein, translated as MEISEILVFIEEYGYLALFVMLSAGTFFIPLPNEVIVMMGGFASSHGILHPVPAFFSSYLGIMTALTFWFLVGKSFGELALSFLVRRERAQRRFIKFQQLFARHGDYTLGMTYFFPLLRHLGPVLAGMNKLKFWKFALLAYGSSFLWAILFFCMGNKFGASIDAVNGYLSKFGPFFIGVGCILFLSIIIIRYYRRKKLRSPRKGN; from the coding sequence ATGGAGATTTCGGAGATACTTGTTTTTATAGAGGAGTATGGCTATCTTGCCTTGTTTGTGATGCTTTCTGCCGGAACCTTTTTTATTCCTCTTCCGAATGAAGTGATTGTTATGATGGGCGGATTTGCTTCATCTCATGGGATTCTGCACCCAGTACCTGCCTTTTTTTCATCCTATTTAGGGATCATGACGGCACTCACCTTCTGGTTTTTAGTTGGGAAAAGCTTTGGGGAACTGGCTCTGTCTTTTTTAGTCAGAAGAGAAAGAGCGCAGCGCAGATTTATCAAATTTCAGCAATTATTTGCAAGACATGGCGATTATACACTGGGCATGACCTATTTTTTCCCGCTGCTGCGGCATCTGGGTCCAGTCCTGGCAGGGATGAATAAATTAAAGTTCTGGAAATTTGCTCTGCTGGCATATGGTTCATCCTTTTTGTGGGCCATTCTCTTTTTTTGTATGGGCAATAAATTCGGCGCTTCCATTGATGCAGTAAATGGGTATCTTTCTAAATTTGGACCGTTTTTTATCGGGGTTGGATGTATTCTATTTCTGTCGATTATTATTATTAGATATTACCGAAGAAAGAAATTGAGATCACCCAGAAAAGGTAATTGA
- a CDS encoding YfiT family bacillithiol transferase: MQDLKYPIGLFYAPEKIETIHLKGWLDELAAAPSRLKTAVLDLSDSQLDTPYREGGWSVRQVVHHLADSHMNAYIRIKLALTEENPVIRPYEEKAWAELSDSKHGEIEVSLVLLEHLHKRLVMLASSLSESDLNRTFYHPANKTSATLAETLGVYAWHGNHHIAHIESLRKRMGW, translated from the coding sequence ATGCAAGATTTAAAGTATCCTATTGGTCTTTTTTATGCACCTGAAAAAATAGAAACAATCCATTTGAAAGGCTGGCTAGATGAACTGGCTGCAGCGCCCTCAAGATTAAAAACAGCCGTTTTGGATTTATCAGATTCACAGCTGGATACGCCCTATCGCGAAGGAGGGTGGAGTGTGCGCCAGGTAGTTCATCATTTGGCAGACAGTCATATGAATGCCTATATAAGAATAAAACTTGCCTTAACAGAAGAGAACCCGGTTATTCGTCCATATGAGGAAAAGGCATGGGCAGAATTATCAGATTCAAAGCATGGGGAAATTGAGGTGTCGCTCGTATTGCTTGAACATTTGCATAAACGCTTGGTCATGCTTGCATCGTCTCTCTCTGAATCTGATTTAAACAGGACATTTTATCACCCTGCGAATAAAACCTCCGCTACATTGGCTGAAACACTGGGTGTTTATGCGTGGCATGGGAATCATCATATTGCTCATATTGAGAGCCTTAGAAAAAGAATGGGCTGGTAA
- a CDS encoding HD-GYP domain-containing protein — protein sequence MEGLHIFKKGSYINKVKQESAELSLLLKNEGTEILFQSIVKDRMFYIYPGEKRDSFEFYYIIKGEVLFEENNESKVLKEKDYFYVQDLKKPIFFKALTDLELLWFITEPAFDDLSDEIEKWTSMVQKVEQKDRYTYNHSMRVQEYSIKIAKEMGLDKKRLENLYVASLLHDIGKINVGTDILNKPDKLTDEEFSIIKKHPADGADILKHQKGVSDIILQHHEKLDGSGYPFGLKSEEILLESKIVTVSDTYDAMTQDRVYRSALSAAEAVRELKKWSGIHFDQEIVNTFISLLKKEGKID from the coding sequence ATGGAAGGGCTGCATATTTTTAAAAAGGGCAGTTACATCAATAAAGTAAAACAGGAGTCGGCAGAATTAAGTCTGCTGCTGAAAAATGAAGGAACTGAAATTCTCTTTCAAAGCATAGTGAAGGATCGCATGTTCTACATTTATCCAGGAGAAAAGAGAGACTCCTTTGAATTTTATTACATCATTAAAGGGGAAGTTCTCTTTGAGGAGAATAACGAAAGCAAAGTACTGAAGGAGAAAGATTATTTCTATGTTCAGGACTTGAAAAAACCAATTTTTTTTAAAGCATTAACCGATTTAGAACTGCTTTGGTTTATTACAGAACCGGCATTTGATGATTTAAGCGACGAAATAGAGAAATGGACAAGCATGGTACAAAAAGTAGAACAAAAAGATCGCTACACATATAATCACAGCATGCGGGTTCAAGAGTATTCCATTAAGATTGCCAAAGAGATGGGGCTTGATAAGAAGAGGCTTGAGAATCTCTATGTTGCATCGCTGCTTCATGATATCGGGAAAATTAATGTAGGGACTGATATCTTAAATAAACCAGACAAACTGACTGATGAGGAATTTTCTATCATTAAGAAGCATCCCGCAGACGGAGCTGATATTTTAAAACATCAGAAAGGTGTAAGTGACATCATTCTTCAGCATCATGAAAAATTAGATGGTTCAGGCTATCCTTTCGGACTGAAATCGGAAGAAATCCTGCTGGAATCAAAAATCGTGACAGTAAGCGATACATATGATGCGATGACACAGGATCGTGTTTACCGGAGTGCGCTTAGTGCAGCCGAAGCGGTGCGGGAACTGAAGAAATGGAGTGGAATCCATTTTGATCAAGAAATCGTGAATACGTTCATTTCCCTCTTGAAAAAGGAAGGTAAAATTGACTAA
- a CDS encoding OsmC family protein: protein MPEHSFHLKAHWPGLRNDVGEIESGNLKTQVSIPPEMEGPGVGTNPDEMLLGAAATCYIITLAAMMERSRLEKEDLAMTSEGIVDVTKGVITYKKIIHRPVIVLKSTATVKDEELARKLAEKAESSCMISRAIKGNVEMGLEVSIIKKAVTS from the coding sequence ATGCCGGAACATTCTTTTCATTTAAAAGCACATTGGCCAGGCCTTAGAAATGACGTCGGGGAAATCGAAAGCGGAAATTTAAAAACACAGGTGTCGATTCCGCCGGAGATGGAAGGTCCTGGTGTTGGAACAAACCCTGACGAGATGCTTCTTGGAGCTGCTGCAACCTGCTATATCATCACACTTGCAGCTATGATGGAGCGCAGCCGATTGGAAAAAGAAGACCTTGCGATGACATCAGAGGGAATCGTCGATGTTACAAAAGGTGTGATTACGTATAAAAAAATTATTCATCGGCCTGTCATTGTGTTAAAAAGCACAGCAACTGTCAAAGATGAAGAGCTTGCAAGAAAGCTTGCAGAGAAGGCAGAGAGCTCTTGTATGATCAGCCGTGCGATTAAAGGCAACGTTGAAATGGGTCTTGAAGTGAGCATCATTAAAAAAGCAGTCACCTCCTAG